CGAAGAACAATGGGAGATGTATTGAGGAAGAGACAAATGTCGTCGGATAAGACTCCTAGAGATGATTTGCTTGATCATTTAATACAAGACATGAATAAGGAAGCattcttgaatgaggatttcattgttcaactgatgtttggtCTTTTATTTGTAACCTCGGATTCAATTTCCACCACAATGGCATTAGCTTTCAAGTTGCTGGCAGAACACCCCTCAGTGCTAGAAGAATTAAAGGTCAGTAATTATTTGCACTAGTATCAGATAAACAATCTTATCATGCGTTGACAAAGGCTCTTGTTAGCAATAGACATGGGGTCTGTCGACTATGTTGTTGATGTAATGTTCGAGTAATGATATTTGCAGAGTGAGCATGAGGCAATCCTTAAGAACAGAGAACAGTTGGAGTCTCCACTCACATGGGATGAATACAAATCCATGACATTTACTCGCCAGGTCTGTTTCATGTTGAGTGAAGCTGAATGAATGTACTATGAGTTTCAGTTATGAATAATTATTAGTTGTATTTGTTTTGGGAAATTTGAAGGTCATTAATGAAGTCCTTAGGCTGGGAAACATTGCCCCGGGATTATTTCGAAGAGCACTGAAAGATATTCCTGTCAATGGTAAGGACTAAACTTCCAAATCAATATGCAACATTTTGGCTGAATATTTGATAGTGTCTTTCATTTTATCAAATGATTGAATCCTCCCCAGAATTTGAATAATTATCGATTGCAGGCTATACAATTCCAGCgggatgggttataatgattgCAACATCAGCTCTTCACTTGAATCATGACGAGTTTAACAATGCCCTAGAATTCAACCCAGGGCGTTGGAAGGTTCCAGACCTGTTATCTTTCTAACAActacataaataaataaataaataaattataacttaGCTAACTTTTAAATGAGGATCATCCCTAAATCACAAGGTTCGGTTACCAGCTAAACCAGTACAAGATATAATAATAAAATCCTAAATTTCAGAATTTATGCGGAAATAGGATATCATACATGGTCCTGCACGGACACTTATTATATCTGTTTTACGAAACTGAAATAGGATATGGAAGCAAGTGTGGTTGCAAAGAGTTTCATGCCATTCGGAGTAGGCATGAAGCAATGTGCTGGTGCAGAGTATAGCAGGGTGCTTTTGGCCACATTTCTTCATGTTTTGGTAACCAAGTACAAGTAAGTTATTTACTTGAATCCTTCTCCCTCTGCTTTATTATCAGGTACATACTTATTTATCTCCATTTCTTTGGGATTCTGCAGCTGGGCTATGGTCAAGGGAGGCAAAATTGTACGAGCACCAATCATACGATTTCCCCAAGGTTTCCACTTCAACATCTCGGAAAAGACCAACTGATCATACAGATTACAATGTACCACATACTTGCATCATACACTCTCTCACAATAATTTCAATTTTAAATATACAAAATGTTAAATTAACACAAATTTTACTATCTATACACCATTACATATCAATTTTACATACTTCACCGTAACCCTTGTTGAATTCACCATCTCATGGGTCTTATGTTACTTATTACGTAATTTTATCTAGTTAAAAAATGTAACTTAGTATTAATGCACTTGAATTTTTtcaacttattttattaaataccATTTCTTCTTCGCCAATAAAGATGATTCCTATGTTTTTATTGTATGAGACTTGCCATTGTCCAATTTAGAAGCATGTTATAAAATttccaataaattatttttcttCGACCTATATAAAAAAGATAAACTTAAAACGCtaaatgaaaaaaaaaatcattttcacaaCATCCTTCACAAATCACAAGTTCATGTAATAGCGCTTTATTTTGCTACTAATCCTTAATAATTCCAGTGTTAATTTGTTTACATAAAACTAAGTGGTTGATCATAGATAAAAACTAATCCGTAATTATTTTAGTTTTCATTTGTATTCTCGTCAAAGTGACGTGATAACAACAACACACACAAGTATTAAAAGCACACCCAACTAACTGGCGGAAGAGAAATTCACCAATATTTTACATAAAAAATACACTCGCTACCGTACTTGGCTGACTTTCAACTTGCATTTCACTCTAGATAGAATTAAAGTTGTTCATGGCATGATACTACAATGGTTAAAGTGTTCATAATGTCATATTTTAGTAGTTGAAGAACTCTACACTCAATGCCGTTAAATGAAAGAAAAACCCATAAACAAATTACAATGTTCCGGTAATTGGGTATCTCCTGTATGTGTCCCAGTACACACAATAAACATCAACTCCCATTATATTTGAAGTAACCTTCATGTACACACTATGTAATTAAATCATCTAGTTACCATATCCAAATTTAACATATTACAAAGGATGTTCTTGTGAAGAttcaagaaaaaaaaattaagctgataaaatttataatatatggAAAGACCGGAATTAAGTCACTGTAATGATGGTTCTCAAATTTAGAACTAATTCCAGAAACTCCTGTCAGGCATCATTCTCTTCAGTGATTTTTTTGATTTCTCAAGTTAATTCCTTTTACCTTTGTTCCGCCTCGAAGGAACTACTGTCCATCCATCTTCTGCTTCGACCACTGGCTCATCAACCACCATGTGATCGCTTTCACTACCATTTGGCAGGGATTTCGGGGAATAAACTCCCGTTTCAGTATGTTCCTCCATACAGCTTCCGTCACTGTCTTCATCACAACTTGTATCCTGAAATTGTGGATAAGAATATACATAGTCAATAGATAAATAAGCAAAGACATTCTGCAAGGTTGCTCAATAAGTAAAAACAGAAACATGCAGCAAGTATTATAGTTCTAGTAAACATGGGTCCTTGCCAATGGAAAAACTAGGCAAATGTCAAACAACATTTTTACCCAATACATTGTGCTTTCACAAACTCTTTGAATAAAATGATGGTCCAAGCCTCCGTGCAGGTAAATGAGCAAGTTCCATCATAGTTTCTGAACACATAAATtgaatcctcatgcacatttaCAACTACAAAGGTTTTTACATACATTGGTCAGGCAATACTAGCCAGTCGTTAGAGTGCTGGTGCTAATATACACAGGCTATCGCTATATTATGAAATCAAAAAGTGATTGTTGATGTTAAAGTAGAGCTTGTCATCCAAAGTATTAAAATGGCACAAAATATTTCTAATTATAGCTATTATTATTTCATTCAGCTTATCTTTAAATGCATTACTGTATTTGTAACTATTAATTTAGATATTCATATCTCTCTACTTTCCCACTTGTATAGTTGTACGCTAAAGTAGCaattacagaaacatttatactTGGTTCTATATTCAACAAGTATAGCATTTTCATTTTGCTATTTTACATTCATACTTAGTTCTTGGATGCTGTATTATAGATAATATTATAGATGCTAGCTTATATCTTGTGCAGAAAGCTATCACAAGTCGGGATCAAACATCTAACTGAGATAAATTATTCATAGAGAAAATTATTTTTCACATTATAAAGAAAACTGCATTCACCTGTTTGATATGTGGAACGGACACACTAGGAGCATCCTTCAATCTTTCAACAGATAAAAAATTACATTCCAAACATTCTTCGCGCATTATCATCAATTTTTCTGATATCTGACCATAAGGAATTAAGATTAGAATAAGCACACTAGAAAGTACAAAAGACTGCACATCATCACAAAAGTGCAAGTCCTGAGTTGTTTTAAAAATATGGGGCATTCAATGAGAATAATATGTTGGACCCTGAGGCATGTCTTTGAAAACTTTGGACCTTAATTTATTCAATTATCCAaatttaaaccatttttgaaagGGTAATCAACCGTTTGCTGGTACTAATCTTTAATGTAATATCCATTTTAGAGTGATTAGTGATGCTGGCATCATTCCACTTAGTCACTCATGCCGTTGACGGGAAAAGAGGTTCAATAAACACATGGGCGAAGCGAGACTTCAGTATAGAGACATATCTTAGACGTGCTACTTCTGCCTTTGATTTAGTTCATAATTCTTTTGCAACTTCCTTAACTGATCACCTCTTTTAATAGGTCGACCTTTATGACTTCATACCATGAGAGGGACTCGAAAGGCTAAGCTTCAGGATTAGAAGACCACTTGGACTAACCAAGTCATTTGACGTGGCAAATTCAAACCAAATTGACTAATATCTGGTTCGTTCTTGTCCAAATACATCGTTGATGTTTTGTTTTACCCTTAAATTATAATCCAGACTTAAAACTGTACGAATGATATAATTCAAGGTTGACAACGAATTGTAACTATATAACATCACTTacaaaaaatattcaaaaataaaatgGAGCGAAAATGCAAAATCATCCCTGTTATATAATTGTCCTCTCACCATAAACATGTTTTATCTGGGGCTAGGAGttcattaaaaaaaatattttgtatCAAAAGCCCAATTTTTCATGGGCAGGCCTTAAGTTCATTACGTTATTTTACTAGGCTTTTTACAATTTATAAATCTGTACCACGTCATCACCATTGACAATTCAATGCTGAATCCTACCCGAGAACAGTGATCCACAAAGTTAAATCTGTTCTATAATGATTCTAGTCTATCCTAATCACTCATTAGATTATTGTTAGTGTGGTGTCTAGCATCTGACATATCTCCATTTTGCAAGAACTAAAATCAAAGCTAAGATAATGAAAGGGGAACTACCTCCTCAATGCTTCCATCATCAAGTTCAGTATTAAGAGACAGCATGAAGTCATCAAGCATGTCCTCCAATTCATCAATATAGATAGGCCCTACccataataaaagaaaataaaaatatttatacatCCGCCATCTGATCTAAAAGAAAAGTAAGTTCTATGTCTTATACTTTAGTTGAAAAACTCATGCACATCCAAGATTCTGTAAAGAAGACACAATGGCAATGAATTAGTTTTAGAGTGCAAGATAGCATGATAAGTTGCGGTAAGGCAGAAACGAAAGTACACAGGTTCTACTAACTACTACTTGTAAACATGTAAATCAATAATCACTAACTTTAAGAAATTAAGAATGTATGAGGAGTTTGTAAACAGACCTTTTGACTGTGTAAACCATGAAAAGATATCAATAGGTAACTGTTGGGATCTCTTGCGAGAATGACGACCACCAAACTCATTCTCAACGGCAACTTGAAGAGAAGACCACCGTGAGAGTAACAAATTTATTCCTTCTTGCAGCTTAACTGATGCCTCATCCGATAACTGAGGGCGCTCCATTATCAAACAAGCTTTTAAATCCTACAAGTAATTCAGGACAATATTTCAAATCTTTAAATTCAACTAGAGCCCTTGCTACACTGAGACATATATTTACAATTTATCATTTATATCCCAAAGTTAATCATTTGAGATACGTATCCCTTATTAATCATTTAACtagcaaaaaaaattaaatttaataacTACAAATTTCAAAATTTCGTTTAGTATTTATAAATGTTATCACACGTACACTAAAAActattagaaaaataaaatagtAAACGGCCCTTACATAGAAGGCAAGAAAACAATAGCAGCACATGAAAAGGTAAAACACGATACCTATACCTATTCATAATGCCCTGTAACTTGTCGGTTTAATACTTACAAGTTCCTGATTATAAGCTATATGCTGAATATTTAACTTGATAAAACTACTTATTTCGTATCAAACATCACTGACGAATATAATTCTCAGGCAATTTTCAAACACCTGATAAGCATCAATCAGAAATTAGCTTACCATAAAGTAGTGACATAAAACTAAACTAAACTCTTTTTTCAAGTAAAGTTTAAAGACTAGTGTAAAACAAGCAAAAACctgaataatttttaaaatttaatcatCAAAACGTAATTCGATTTTGCTTTTGGATAATTATATAAGATGTACATATAAACAAAATAACAGATTGAAAGCTTATATCAGTATTCAAACACTCCCTACTCGAAAGCTTATATCAGTATTCAAACACTTCCCGCTCAAAAGCCTATTTGTTGGTCGGAGAGTGGATTAAGAGCACTCATCATCTTAAGGATACAATTTGTTTTCGTGTCCATTACAATTTGTAAAATATCTGGGTGGCACAAACATGAATTCAAATATGAGACTTTTGTTAGTTTGAACTATAATGCAATGTTAAAGAATCATTCGTTTTAAAATATGAATGGTAAGATAAAAATTAAGTTTGCATCTATTTTTCATATGAGATTTATGGTGTAATATCCATGATTATAATAAATTCAActtttttagtttctattttgaaaatttcatttgttgataataattttatattttttttgataTAATATCTGTTATTGTTGATTATAATAACGTCTAATAACTAAATGACATATTTTACCTTATAACTCAAACATATATTTTATGTATTTATTATAGCGATAATTGACATGAAACTCAAATctcaaatttaaattatttcgatatttaaaaaaaaatatttctctaaatctgcttattTATCCAGTTAATTTTTATacaatatatttataatttatctTATAATTCAATTATAAATTTTACGTAATTATTAATCGATATTGTTTAAAAATCTCACATACAAAGTGTTTCagtatttatttaattttatatttttttggatatacataatatatatatatatatatatatatatattaacttaTTCTAGTTTGACTAACCAAGTTAGACGACTTGACATAAAATATCACAATATATTAAATTAAAACATGTTAtgcattttatttattttttcgaATCCTCAAGAGAATAAAAAGTTTCAAAAATTTTAAGAGtaaaattttgataaaaaaatcaGGAAAAATATGTGCATATATATAAAATTACAAACAAGTCATTACACacaaattattatttaaataacataCTAGGCTCTAGcgaaataataattatttaaatcaaTAAACGAATAGGTATACTGATCAGATTACGTGAATGTGGATgatgaattttaaaaaaatatttaataaatattttaggTAAACTGGTAATGTTGTCCATGGGTTCAAAACCCATACACAACTTTATTTTTAACAATAATATGAGTAGGATAATTGTTTTTTATATAATGAATAAAATGGCTCACGGATTAGGTTCAGGAGTTTAATATACATAATAAAATGACTCAGGAGTTAGGTTATTAATTTGCTCAGGAGTTAAGATTGAAGTACATGTTCGagtttaatattatatatatatatatataagagataAGAGATGCAAATATGTTGACATTATTTCAAAATTGTCCTTCTTGAAAGTTGTTTAATAATAATTAATGAGGGTTGAGTCTGAGTCTACCTTCATTCATTTATGAGGGTATAAGTGGAAAAATATCAtcaaattaatattttcttaataTGTGTTATTTTTTAAAAGAACCTACTATTGTGTGACGGAAGGAGTAGCAGAAAAGGAAAAAAGCCTATCCGCGAAAAATTATAGCGTAAAAAACCtttttttaatttaaatcattGAAATATAAATCCAAGGCCTcactaaaaattaattaaaaaatgtATTATATTTTCTAAAAGAGAAATCACAATAAATATGAAAGTCATATGGCATCTACAAATATAAACAAAATTGAACAATCGCTTAAATAcattgattttgaatcctttctTTTTGCTTCTTGAAGAAACAACCAAGGGTTTTTTTGAAATAATATGATTTATGTACTTGATGTGACTCAACTGTTTTGAACAAATTGAGATGCGATCTCATCAACAAATCGAGATGCGATCCCATCAAAATCTGTACGACTGAATCAAAAACATTAAAATCATGCAGATTTACAATTTCCGGACATGAAGAATGCCAAATCATACCAAACCTTCACAAAAAAGAGTAAACAAAACCCAAAAAATTGGAAGTCTATTAAAGGAAAATAAGAGCTAATCTAGAAAAGTagaaaagaaaatgaggattGACCCTTTTCGATGATGAAAACTTATGAAAAGCCCTCGGAAAA
The sequence above is drawn from the Apium graveolens cultivar Ventura chromosome 2, ASM990537v1, whole genome shotgun sequence genome and encodes:
- the LOC141702132 gene encoding beta-amyrin 16-alpha-hydroxylase CYP87D16-like, translated to MATNANINGIGLSIAAGLTVYVVSRMLYRWRNPKCNGVLPPGSMGLPFIGETLQLIMPSASLDLPPFIKHRIKRYGSVFRTNVAGRPVIVTADREFNYYILKQDGKLVDTWSLDTFAEVFDQASQSSRKYTRNLTLNHFGVDALKGKLIPRMEEMVSKTLADWSSRDSVEVKSASITMSIDFAARQLFSGDLENAPLKLSDMFNDLVEGLMSFPLNIPGTAHHKCLKIHKEVRRTMGDVLRKRQMSSDKTPRDDLLDHLIQDMNKEAFLNEDFIVQLMFGLLFVTSDSISTTMALAFKLLAEHPSVLEELKSEHEAILKNREQLESPLTWDEYKSMTFTRQVINEVLRLGNIAPGLFRRALKDIPVNGYTIPAGWVIMIATSALHLNHDEFNNALEFNPGRWKDMEASVVAKSFMPFGVGMKQCAGAEYSRVLLATFLHVLVTKYNWAMVKGGKIVRAPIIRFPQGFHFNISEKTN
- the LOC141702139 gene encoding uncharacterized protein LOC141702139, translating into MERPQLSDEASVKLQEGINLLLSRWSSLQVAVENEFGGRHSRKRSQQLPIDIFSWFTQSKGPIYIDELEDMLDDFMLSLNTELDDGSIEEISEKLMIMREECLECNFLSVERLKDAPSVSVPHIKQDTSCDEDSDGSCMEEHTETGVYSPKSLPNGSESDHMVVDEPVVEAEDGWTVVPSRRNKGKRN